GGCGCCGCCGAGGCCTTTGTAAGCCGTGCGATGGACGCAGAGCGGACCGAAGATGTCTGGGCCATCGACGGCTCGGCCGGCGGGCTCGGCGAGGTCCTGGGCATCGTCTCTCTGACCCGGATGGAGGATCAGCAATCCGAGCTGGGATTCTGGGTCGGCGCCGGGTTCTGGAATACCGGCTTTGCCAGCGAGGCGGTCAGCGGGCTGGTGTCGGTCAATCCGCATCAGGCGCGCACGCTGTTTGCCGAGGTGTTTCAGGACAATCCCGGCTCGGCCCGTGTGCTGACCAATTGCGGCTTCGCCTATCTCGGTGACGCGGAAAGCTGGTCGGTGGCACGCAATTCCCGCGTCCCCACCTGGACCTATCTGCGCCGCATGAAGGACTGATCTGCGCGCCGCAAGGCGGTGCCTCCGCACCAGCGCTGCGAAAGGTCAGGAATCATGGCAAATTGCGCCGACGGCTTGCCTCGGGGCGGAACTTCGACCAAGGTGGCGCGATGATCGCGAGCGCCGGGAATGATGCAAATACAACCAGTTTCAAGGAGTTGCATCGGCACGCCGTCACGGGCAAGACCGGGCGGCCGCGGCGGGTGACGTTCGTCGCGTCATGCCGATAAAGACAGGAATTTGTAATCCGAGAGGTCGAGCCGATGGAAATGAACCGGATTTCGATTGCCGATGGTGTCGCGCTGAGCCGGATCGGCTACGGAATGTGGCGGATCGCCGATGACAGCGACACCAGCCCCGGCCATGTTCAGGCCAAGATCGAGGCCTGTCTGGAACAGGGCATCACCACGCTGGACCAGGCGGATATCTATGGCGGCTATACGGCCGAGGCCGTGCTCGGCGCGGCGCTGAAGGCAGCGCCAGAGCTGCGCGACAAGGTCGAGATCGTCACCAAATGCGGGATCGTCGCACCGATGGGCCGCCATGCAGCGGCGCGGGTCAAGCATTACGACACCTCGGCTTCCCATATCGCGGCCAGCGTCGATGCCAGCCTGCGCGACATGAAGACCGACCGCATCGATCTTTTGCTAATCCACCGCCCCGATCCGCTGATGGACCCGGTCGAGACCGGTCGCGCTCTGGATGCGGTGGTCGAGGCGGGCAAGGTGCGCGCCGTCGGTGTGTCGAACTTCCGCCCCCATGACATCGCGCTTTTGCAGGAGAGCATGTACCAGCCGCTCTGCGCCAACCAGATCGAGATCTCGCTTGCCGCGCCCGAGGCGCTCAGCAATGGCGATCTGGCCTTCATGCAGCGCGAAGGGATGCTGCCGATGGCCTGGTCTCCGCTGGCCGGGGGGGCGCTGTTTGCGGGGGTGCGCCCGGCGCTGATCGAGGCGCTGCGCAACATGGCCGAGACCAAGGGCTGCGATCTTGCGGCGCTCGCCGTGGCATGGCTGTTGCATCATCCGGCAGGGATCATCCCGGTGATGGGCACCAACACGCTGACACGGATCCGACAGCTTTCTGATGCGTTGAGCGTCGAGATGGATCGCGAGGACTGGTTCATTCTGTACGAGGCAGCGCTCGGCCACGAGGTCGCATGACATCATTCACCCCCGATCACGACCATGCCCGCGCCTTCCGCGACGCGCTTGGCAGCTTCGCGACCGGGGTGACGGTTGTGACGATCCCGTCAGCAACAGGGCCGCAGGGGCTGACCGCCAACAGCTTCGCATCGCTGTCTCTCGCGCCCCCGCTTGTGCTGTGGTCGCCGGGGAAATTCTCGCGCCGCCATGATCTCTTCGCCCAAGCGCCCTATTTCAGCGTGCATGTGCTGGCCGAGGATCAGCGCGATCTGGCCGAGCGGTTCACCCGCGGTGGCGCGCAGTTCGACGGTCTGGATCTGGCCGCTTCGCCCGAGCATGTGCCGGTGATCCCCGGCGTGCTGACCCGTTTTGATTGCGCGCTTCATGACAGCCATGACGCCGGAGACCACACGCTGGTCATCGGCCATGTGCTGCGGGTCGAGGCGGGCAGGGGCAGGCCGCTCGTCTTCGCGCAGGGGGACTGGGGCGCGCATCGTCCGCTGTGACGCGGCACCGGCTTGACGGCGGCCGCGCCCCGCGCGACCAATCGGGCAGGGAGGACGCTTCATGACCATTCTCGCCATCGACCAGGGCACCACCTCATCGCGCGGCATCGTGTTTTCGGACGATCTGTCGGTCGAGGCCACCGCGCAGCAGGAATTCGATCAGCATTTCCCGCAATCGGGCTGGGTCGAGCATGATCCCGACGATATCTGGACCACCACCGCCGCCACCGCGCGCGGCGCGATCGAGAAGGCGGGCGCGCCGCGGATCGACGCGATCGGCATCACCAATCAGCGCGAAACCACGCTGATCTGGGATCGCGGCACCGGCAGGCCGATTCACCGAGCGATTGTCTGGCAGGACCGCCGGACCGCGGATATTTGTGTCAGGATGAAATCCGAAGGTCACGAGAGCCAGGTCACCGATACGACCGGGTTGTTGCTGGACCCTTATTTCAGCGCCACGAAGATCGGCTGGATTCTCGATCAGGTCGAGGGCGCCCGGGGCCGCGCCGAGAAGGGCGAGCTGGCTTTCGGTACGGTGGATACGTTTCTGATCTGGAAACTCACCGGCGGGCAGAGCCATGTCACCGACGCCACCAATGCCGCGCGGACGATGCTGTATGACATTCGCAAGGGCGAGTGGTCCGAAGAGATGTGCCGGATGTTCGGCGTGCCGATGGCGCTGCTGCCGGAGGTGCGCGATTCGGCGGCGGAATTCGGGGTGACACGCGCCGATCTGTTCGGGCGCGAGGTGCCGATCCTCGGCGTGGCGGGCGATCAGCAGGCGGCGACGGTGGGGCAGGCCTGTTTCGAGGCCGGGATGATGAAGTCCACCTATGGCACGGGCTGCTTCGCGCTGCTGAACACCGGCGAAGAGGCGGTGCGCTCGGAAAACCGGCTTCTGACGACCATCGCCTATCAGCTGGACGGCAAGCCGGTCTATGCGCTTGAGGGGTCGATCTTCATCGCCGGCGCGGTGGTGCAATGGCTGCGCGACGGGCTGAAGATCATCCGCGAGGCCGGCGAGACGGCGGATCTGTCGGCCAAGGCCGATGAGGGGCAGGAGATCATCATGGTCGCCGCCTTTACCGGGCTGGGCGCGCCATACTGGAACCCGAATGCGCGGGGCGGGGTGTTCGGCCTGACCCGGAACACCGGTCCGGCGGAATTCGCGCTTGCCGCGCTGCGCTCGGTCGGGTTCCAGACGCGGGATCTGTTGCAGGCGATGCGGGCCGACTGGCCGGATGCGGGCGACGCGGTGCTGCGCGTCGATGGCGGCATGACCGCCAGCGAACCGGCGATGCAGTTCCTTGCCGATATTCTGGGCGCGCCGGTGGACCGGCCCGAGAATACCGAGACCACGGCGCAGGGCGCGGCATGGCTGGCGGGATACAAGGCCGGGATCTGTCCGGGGCCGGAGGAATATGCACGGGCCTGGAAGCTCGACCGGCGTTTCGAGCCGCGCATGGACGAGGCCGCGCGGCACAAGCATTACAGCGCCTGGAAGCGTGCCGTTTCCGCCGTGATCGCCATGACCGGCGAGGATCAGAGCGCGTAGATGCCGCCGAATTTCTCTTCGAGATAGTCGAGCAGCGGCTCGGCCGAGACGTCCTCTCCGCTGGCCTGCTCGATCAGTTGCGCGGCTGGGATGAGCCTGCCGTGGCGATGGACATTCTCGCGCAGCCATTCGACGGCGGGGGTGGCGTCTCCCTCGCGCAGGGCGGTGTCCAGATCGGGCAGCGCGTCGCGCATGGCCCGGTTCAGGCAGCCCGCATAGACATTGCCGAGCGCATAGGTCGGGAAATAGCCGAACAGCCCCACCGCCCAATGCACATCCTGCAGCACGCCGTTGGAGGGCTTGTCGACCGCGACGCCGAAATCCTTGAGGAAGCGCGCGTTCCACGCCTCTTCCAGATCCTCGACATCCAGCTTGCCCGAGATCAGGTCGCGCTCCAGATCGAAGCGCATCATGATGTGGAGATTATACTGCACCTCGTCGGATTCGGTGCGGATATAGCCCGGCGTGACCCGGTTCACGCTGCCATAGAAGCCGCGCGGGTCGGTGATGTTCAGCCCGTCAAACGCCTCGGTCATGCGCTCGAACAGCCAATGGGTGAAGGCCTCCGAGCGGCCGATCTGGTTCTCGGCGATGCGGGATTGCGATTCGTGCACGCCCAGAGACACCCCGCCGCCAAGCGCGGTAAAGGCATAGTCGCTATCGATGCCGAGTTCGTAATTGGAATGGCCGACCTCGTGAATGGTCGAATAGAGGCAGTTGAACGGGTCCGCCGTGACCACGCGCGTGGTGATCCGGCTGTCCTGCCACGTCCCCGAGCTGAACGGATGCACCGCCAGATCCATGCGGCCCCGCGACCAGTCATAGCCGAAGGCCGTGGCGCATTGCCGGGCAAGGCGAAGCTGGGTCTCTGCCGGGAACTGCCCGCTCAGCGGTTCGGGCTGGATCTCGGCGCCCAGAACGTCGTCGCGCAGCTGCACGAGGCGCGGGCGCATCGCGGTGAAGATCGCCGACAGGCTCTCTGCCGTCGCGCCGGGTTCGTAATCGTCCAGCAACGCGTCATAGGCGCCGCCGCCATCCGCGAGCGCTGCGGCCTCTTCGCGCTTCAGCATCAGTATTTCCGAGAGCGTCGGCAGGAAGGCGGACACGTCATCCGCGCCCCGCGCCTCGGCCCAGATCCCCTGCGAGAGAGAGGTCAGCCGGGCAAGCTCCGTCGCCAGCCGCGCCGGGATGCGGATCTGGCGGCGGTAATCGCGCCCGATCAGCGCCAGCATCCTTGCATCCTCGGCATCCTCTGCCTCGGATTCGGCGCTGTCGAGCCATTCGCCGATGCGCGGATCGGTCCGGCGTTCATGCAGCACGGCCTCCATCGCGGCGATTTCTTCGGCGCGTTGTTCCGTGGCTCCGCGTGGCATGACGGTTTCCTGATCCCAGCCAAGCCGTTGCGCGACCGAGGACAGCGCCTCGGTGGTGCGCTGAAATTCCATGAGGGCGTCGAAATCGCTCATTTCCGGACTCCGCGGACAGAGGTTTCATGGGGGAAGCGTGCATGATGCCGCGCGCGGATGATCAGCGTGAACAGCGCCACCGCGCCGATCTGGTGGGTCAGCGCCAACGGCAGCGGCGAGGCGTGGATCACGTTCATGATGCCCAGCCCGATCTGCACCGCCATCGCGACCAGCATCACCGTGAAGG
This genomic window from Paracoccus sediminicola contains:
- a CDS encoding GNAT family N-acetyltransferase, translated to MNAVAEVAPDAVADQPVIRTERLELRPLRRSDVGLIAHYTADRRVAEGTRAIPHPLPPGAAEAFVSRAMDAERTEDVWAIDGSAGGLGEVLGIVSLTRMEDQQSELGFWVGAGFWNTGFASEAVSGLVSVNPHQARTLFAEVFQDNPGSARVLTNCGFAYLGDAESWSVARNSRVPTWTYLRRMKD
- a CDS encoding aldo/keto reductase; protein product: MNRISIADGVALSRIGYGMWRIADDSDTSPGHVQAKIEACLEQGITTLDQADIYGGYTAEAVLGAALKAAPELRDKVEIVTKCGIVAPMGRHAAARVKHYDTSASHIAASVDASLRDMKTDRIDLLLIHRPDPLMDPVETGRALDAVVEAGKVRAVGVSNFRPHDIALLQESMYQPLCANQIEISLAAPEALSNGDLAFMQREGMLPMAWSPLAGGALFAGVRPALIEALRNMAETKGCDLAALAVAWLLHHPAGIIPVMGTNTLTRIRQLSDALSVEMDREDWFILYEAALGHEVA
- a CDS encoding flavin reductase family protein, producing MTSFTPDHDHARAFRDALGSFATGVTVVTIPSATGPQGLTANSFASLSLAPPLVLWSPGKFSRRHDLFAQAPYFSVHVLAEDQRDLAERFTRGGAQFDGLDLAASPEHVPVIPGVLTRFDCALHDSHDAGDHTLVIGHVLRVEAGRGRPLVFAQGDWGAHRPL
- the glpK gene encoding glycerol kinase GlpK, which encodes MTILAIDQGTTSSRGIVFSDDLSVEATAQQEFDQHFPQSGWVEHDPDDIWTTTAATARGAIEKAGAPRIDAIGITNQRETTLIWDRGTGRPIHRAIVWQDRRTADICVRMKSEGHESQVTDTTGLLLDPYFSATKIGWILDQVEGARGRAEKGELAFGTVDTFLIWKLTGGQSHVTDATNAARTMLYDIRKGEWSEEMCRMFGVPMALLPEVRDSAAEFGVTRADLFGREVPILGVAGDQQAATVGQACFEAGMMKSTYGTGCFALLNTGEEAVRSENRLLTTIAYQLDGKPVYALEGSIFIAGAVVQWLRDGLKIIREAGETADLSAKADEGQEIIMVAAFTGLGAPYWNPNARGGVFGLTRNTGPAEFALAALRSVGFQTRDLLQAMRADWPDAGDAVLRVDGGMTASEPAMQFLADILGAPVDRPENTETTAQGAAWLAGYKAGICPGPEEYARAWKLDRRFEPRMDEAARHKHYSAWKRAVSAVIAMTGEDQSA
- a CDS encoding carboxypeptidase M32; this encodes MSDFDALMEFQRTTEALSSVAQRLGWDQETVMPRGATEQRAEEIAAMEAVLHERRTDPRIGEWLDSAESEAEDAEDARMLALIGRDYRRQIRIPARLATELARLTSLSQGIWAEARGADDVSAFLPTLSEILMLKREEAAALADGGGAYDALLDDYEPGATAESLSAIFTAMRPRLVQLRDDVLGAEIQPEPLSGQFPAETQLRLARQCATAFGYDWSRGRMDLAVHPFSSGTWQDSRITTRVVTADPFNCLYSTIHEVGHSNYELGIDSDYAFTALGGGVSLGVHESQSRIAENQIGRSEAFTHWLFERMTEAFDGLNITDPRGFYGSVNRVTPGYIRTESDEVQYNLHIMMRFDLERDLISGKLDVEDLEEAWNARFLKDFGVAVDKPSNGVLQDVHWAVGLFGYFPTYALGNVYAGCLNRAMRDALPDLDTALREGDATPAVEWLRENVHRHGRLIPAAQLIEQASGEDVSAEPLLDYLEEKFGGIYAL